One window of the Takifugu rubripes chromosome 13, fTakRub1.2, whole genome shotgun sequence genome contains the following:
- the LOC115251971 gene encoding adhesion G-protein coupled receptor G5-like, whose translation MELQRLLVLTLSVLFSTASCENDWDFQFCGTWRHGGRPRTLGVNVSPGCNGIAVSANQSSLSIRGEITSQCRHSRVIPLTDTDELNSAESHFCLYWEPFYDQLKLQFGGKNLTLCPPASLHGSCCTDLSHDRNGPDGEYGIVDGRLKDDLVTDKTLLTYYFNASSTDCKDLCDQQSQKSTSATMVSGGRQATGTLDHPCARSSEVLMKEDFKGRNVTSPLTQDASAEPAITVQIPPVLKEAAKNTDKVVCTFFQNNSLFQDGAQNFRILDDVVEITVENEIIRNLPEPIRIDFRHDVITKSHSRTCVSWDTRKDPLQVHWSSEGCETHHRGSELTECLCNHLTYFSVLVQLQPGPVCHLLALSVITSLGCATSVISSFAVIVYICRKRHSKDQAIKIHLGLAFSHVFLNLLFFFTGVLANVGGASVCLWVAAGLHYALLMSLTWMGIEVFHTFWLVYKVFTPSPKPVVWNVVGFVAPAVPVVILVAVGDIYGKRELRHCDGTTDPYSMCWLKDNDRAWLAHYFTTMTILVALVSFGLVMLYFVFRQIRSREEWRQNRVAFLSMWGLSCLFGTTWVLAFLSFGPFTEFFMFLFCILNSFQGFFLMLRFCMLQWIRKQGGGSSLGSSSGSTRQHMLQAQ comes from the exons ATGGAGCTGCAGCGCCTGTTGGTGTTGACCCTGAGCGTCCTCTtcagcacag CCTCCTGTGAAAATGATTGGGATTTCCAGTTTTGTGGCACCTGGCGCCACGGCGGCCGCCCACGTACTCTCGGTGTCAACGTCTCCCCGGGCTGTAATGGCATCGcagtctcagccaatcagagctctCTGTCCATCAGGGGTGAAATCACCTCGCAGTGCCGGCACTCCCGCGTGATTCCCCTCACTGACACAGACGAGCTCAACTCAGCGGagagccacttttgtttgtactGGGAGCCTTTTTACGACCAATTGAAGCTCCAG TTCGGAGGAAAGAACCTCACTCTGTGCCCGCCCGCCAGCCTGCACGGCTCCTGCTGCACCGATCTGTCACATGACCGTAACGGACCCGATGGGGAATACGGCATCGTCGACGGAAGGCTCAAAGATGATTTGGTCACCGATAAAACACTGCTGACCTACTATTTTAATGCATCCTCCACTGACTGCA AAGATTTATGTGATCAACAGAGCCAAAAATCCACCAGTGCCACCAT GGTTTCTGGCGGGCGCCAGGCTACAGGGACTCTTGATCATCCGTGCGCTCGCAGCTCTGAAGTGCTCATGAAGGAGGATTTTAAAGGCCGCAACGTGACGTCGCCG CTGACGCAAGATGCTTCTGCGGAGCCAGCCATCACTGTCCAGATCCCCCCGGTTCTGAAAGAGGCTGCCAAAAACACCGACAAAGTCGTCTGCACGTTCTTCCAAAACAACTCCTTGTTCCAG gACGGTGCCCAGAACTTCAGGATTCTTGATGATGTTGTTGAGATAACCGTCGAGAATGAGATCATCCGTAACCTGCCCGAGCCAATCAGGATCGACTTTCGCCATGATGTCATAACT AAATCTCATTCACGTACATGCGTTTCATGGGACACCAGGAAAG ATCCTTTGCAGGTCCACTGGTCCTCGGAAGGATGTGAAACGCATCATCGTGGGTCAGAGCTCACCGAGTGCCTCTGCAACCACCTGACTTACTTCTCTGTGCTGGTG CAACTCCAACCAGGCCCAGTCTGCCACCTCCTGGCTTTGAGCGTCATTACATCTCTGGGCTGCGCCACGTCTGTGATCAGCAGCTTTGCCGTCATCGTTTATATCTGCAGGAAGAG GCATTCCAAGGACCAGGCCATCAAAATCCACCTGGGTTTAGCCTTTTCCCACGTCTTCCTCaatctgctcttcttcttcactgGTGTCCTGGCCAACGTTGGAGGTGCGAGCGTGTGCCTGTGGGTGGCGGCAGGTCTCCACTACGCTTTGCTCATGTCCTTGACCTGGATGGGCATCGAGGTTTTTCACACCTTCTGGTTGGTCTACAAGGTGTTCACCCCCAGCCCAAAGCCCGTCGTGTGGAACGTCGTGGGTTTTG TCGCCCCTGCCGTTCCTGTTGTTATTCTTGTTGCAGTAGGCGACATTTATGGCAAGAGAGAGCTGCGGCACTGCGACGGCACCACTGATCCTTATTCGAT GTGCTGGTTGAAAGACAACGACAGAGCCTGGCTGGCACACTACTTCACCACTATGACCATCCTGGTGGCCTTGGTGTCCTTTGGCCTTGTGATGCTCTACTTCGTTTTCAGGCAGATTCGGAGCAGGGAAGAATGGCGGCAGAACCGCGTGGCTTTCCTCAGCATGTGGGGCCTTAGCTGCCTCTTCGGCACAACCTGGGTTCTGGCCTTCCTCAGCTTTGGACCGTTCACGGAGTTCTTTATGTTCCTATTTTGCATCCTCAACTCTTTCCAAG ggttcTTTCTGATGCTGCGGTTCTGCATGCTGCAGTGGATAAGGAAGCAGGGGGGCGGCTCTtctctgggcagcagcagcggctccacCAGACAACACATGCTTCAGGCTCAATAG
- the LOC101069016 gene encoding synapse-associated protein 1-like: protein MFKSLGTWLGLESPANTTPDDAENVKVEQEEKVVEAQNEVNKQQQPADQDGEPEENQEKSEQGKGLGDFIFSFASTATKKISDSVVETAQTIKKTVEEGKIDNIIDKTILGDFQKEQDKFVQEKKSKKSDAAVPPWVGYNEEETIQQQILALSADKRNFLRDPPAGVQFYFDMEHMYPLATVMLEEDQLLNRMRFDLVPKQVKEEVFWRNYFYRVSLIKQSAQLTALAAQQQQQDVDERGASVSPEDVILTDKVRPKTPPVSISDIQKPQRDEEEDMSTSPGVSEFVSDAFDSTAIDQEDLKKEMEQLVLDKKDSLPSPDESEAADWEEELQQELQDYEVVTESDNKDDQWDEEIEKMLQADNS from the exons ATGTTCAAAAGTTTAGGGACGTGGTTGGGCCTGGAGAGTCCTGCGAATACGACGCCGGATGACGCAGAAAATGtgaaggtggagcaggaagaAAAGGTTGTGGAAGCACAAAACGAGgtaaacaaacaacagcaaccAGCTGATCAGGATggagaaccagaggagaaccAGGAAAAGTCGGAGCAGGGCAAAGGACTGGGGG ATTTCATATTCAGTTTTGCCTCCACGGCCACAAAGAAGATCTCAGACTCTGTAGTTGAGACAGCACAGACCATCAAAAAGActgtggaggaggggaaaatTGACAACATTATAGACAAG ACTATTTTGGGAGATTTCCAGAAGGAGCAAGATAAGTTTGTCCAGGAGAAGAAATCCAAAAAATCAG ATGCGGCTGTGCCTCCCTGGGTGGGCTACAACGAGGAGGAGACGATCCAGCAGCAGATTCTCGCTCTGTCGGCA GACAAAAGAAACTTCCTGCGAGACCCGCCCGCTGGTGTCCAGTTCTACTTTGACATGGAGCACATGTATCCTCTAGCTACAGTGATGCTGGAGGAAGACCAGCTGCTAAACCGCATGCGCTTCGACTTGGTTCCAAAGCA agtgaaggaagaggTTTTCTGGAGGAACTATTTCTATCGCGTGTCTCTGATCAAGCAGTCCGCTCAGCTCACAGCACTggcagcccagcagcagcagcaggatgtcgATGAGAGAGGGGCCAGCGTGTCTCCTGAAGACGTCATCTTAACAG aCAAAGTACGGCCCAAAACTCCTCCGGTTTCCATCAGCGACATCCAGAAG CCACAGCGGGACGAAGAGGAGGACATGTCCACGAGTCCCGGGGTGTCAGAGTTCGTGAGCGATGCTTTTGACTCCACCGCCATTGACCAGGAGGACCTGAAGaaagagatggagcagctggtgctggACAAGAAGGACAGCCTCCCGTCCCCTGATG AGTCCGAGGCAgcagactgggaggaggagttgcagcaggagctgcaggactaTGAGGTGGTGACCGAGTCGGACAACAAAGATGACCAGTGGGATGAGGAAATAGAGAAGATGCTGCAGGCCGACAACAGCTAA
- the LOC115251976 gene encoding probable phosphatase phospho2, giving the protein MKILMVFDFDHTVVDDNSDTWVFRCLPGQTLPDSIKNTYTKGHWTEFMGRVMNYIGEQEVSPDRVRSVMETIPLTAGMADLLTFVLEHKRTVDCIVISDSNTMFIEWILQAAALRAAVDHIFTNPASINAQGHMEVRHHHSHDCQQCPVNLCKRKVLELYLSEHCDRAAEYKRIFYVGDGGNDLCPTSCLRGHDVAMPRRGYTLEKLLAKLGKQKDNHCLKAKVVTWSSGSDILQELKASLQP; this is encoded by the exons ATGAAGATTCTGATGGTGTTCGATTTTGACCACACTGTTGTCGATGACAACAGCGACACGTGGGTGTTTAG ATGTCTTCCTGGTCAGACACTTCCGGACTCTATTAAGAATACTTACACAAAAGGCCACTGGACAGAGTTCATGGGCAGAGTCATGAATTACATAG gagagcaggaggtcAGTCCTGACAGGGTCCGCAGTGTGATGGAGACCATCCCCCTGACAGCCGGGATGGCAGACTTGCTAACATTTGTTCTGGAACACAAACGCACCGTTGACTGCATAGTCATCTCCGACTCCAACACCATGTTCATAGAGTGGATCCTCCAGGCGGCTGCACTCCGTGCAGCGGTCGATCACATCTTCACCAACCCAGCCAGTATCAACGCACAGGGCCACATGGAGGTGCGACACCACCATTCTCACGACTGCCAGCAGTGCCCCGTGAACCTGTGTAAGAGGAAAGTCCTGGAGCTGTACCTGTCGGAGCACTGCGACCGAGCCGCGGAGTATAAGCGGATATTTTACGTGGGAGATGGCGGGAACGACCTCTGCCCTACTTCTTGCCTCAGAGGACATGATGTTGCCATGCCGAGGCGGGGATACACTTTGGAAAAGTTGTTGGCTAAACTTGGGAAACAGAAAGACAACCATTGTCTCAAAGCTAAAGTCGTTACTTGGAGCAGTGGCAGCGacatcctgcaggagctgaaagCAAGCTTGCAGCCATAG